TTGGCAAATGCTTCCATATTTTTCATACCTTTTTCCGCACTTCCTAAAGCTGCGTAACCATTAATGCCACTCTGATTAAGATTGCCGTTCTCAACGGGTATCGGGGTCATAGCTCCCATTTTCCCCTTCATTGAGGAATCATTTACTGCAACTTTCATATTGACAAGGTCCGGTCTTACACTCAGTACATTCGAAGTTTCGATTTCATCGGCATGACCACTATATGATTTAGTACGAAACTGGGCCTCAGCTTTTTCAAATGCCGGCTTATCATAACGACTAAAAACCATCAAAATGCCTTCTTCGGCTAGCGTTTTTGATGCTATATAAAGGGTTGGAGAGGTACTTACGCCAATGTTGATGACATAAAACTTCTTTGGCCCATACGCTGCCAGGCTCCTGACCACCTGAATAACAGTCTCTGCTGCTGTATAAAAAGTGGTGCTTGTAGAGCCGGGGTATTTAAGAAATGCCGGATAAAAACCGTAATTCACTGTGGGAGCAATGACTACATTTCGTTTTTCCGAAATTCTCTTTGTCAGGGCTGTTGCCTGCAAAAAGTCCGTGGAAAGCGGCAAATGAGGTCCATGCTCTTTGGAGCCTGCTCCAAGCGGAATCACGACAATGTTCTTTTCATTTAATACCTCTCTGGCGGTAGTCCAGCTGATATCCTCCAGAAAAATTGCTTTTTGTTCAGGAGTTCTTTTTTGTGAAAAAGCAGAATACCCGATTAAACAAAAAAATAAAAAACACTTGCTCATTGCGACTTATTTTACTGTATTACAATATGTTATAAAAACACTTAAATCCAACATCTGCCATGACTTAACCCTTCTCAGTGCAAACCATGACTTTATTATTTTGAACCCAAAAAATCCACTTACCAAATACTCTCTTTCCACCTTTCCAACTATAATACTATTACCTCATTATCAAATTGCCTTCTCAAAACTTTCTACCAACTCATCCATCTCAAGGTTAAGGATTGACTCATTTGTCAATAGATTTATGGTTTTTTCATTTCTGGGTGTTAGCAGGATATTTTTTTTCAAAAGTTTTTGGGCAAAATTCTCAGCAGAGGTTCCTGAAATTTCAATCTGAGAAATATTAGTACCGTTTTCAATTCTTTTTACTTTAAAACGCTCTTTTTCTGATAGTCTCTTTAAAAAGGCCTCGCTTTTTTTAACCGATTTTGCATATCTTTCTTCAAATCCATCAAAATAATGCAAAGCTACAGCAGCAAACGGCCAGGACTGATGCAAGCCCGAGCCAAACATTCTCCTGACATGAAAAAGCGGTTCGATCAGTGATTTTTCACCTGCGAGTATTGCCCCTGAAGCGGCATTGAAATATTTGTAAAGTGAAACGTACACCGTATCAAAAAGTGAAGAATATTCTTTCACACCGATGCCCGAGTAGGCCGAGGCCAGGTATATTCTCGCTCCATCCAGATGGGTTTTTATTCCATTTTCATGTGCAAATGCAGTAATTTTTCTCATTTCGGCAAAATCAAAAACCTGACCGGTCTTACGCCTGACCGGTGATTCTATCGAAATAGCCCCAATTTGGGTTGCCACTCTACCTGATTTTGTTCTATCAAGCGTTTCCTGCACTTCTTTTAGTGAAAAAGTGGCATTTGTTCCGCCAAGTGGAATAAGGTTGATATTGCTCAGTGTCTGAACCGCATCGCCGGAATCATTGTAGATATGGCTTTCCAATTGCACCAGGGCTTTTTGTTTGGTACCACAAAGCGTCCTGATGGCTACCTGGTTGGCAAGGGTTCCGGTAGGCATAAAGATGGCTGACTCTTTGCCCAGGGCCCGGGCAAATTTCTCTTCCAACTCAGCAACTACTCCTTTTTGAGAATAATAATCATCTTTTATGCCTTTCTTTTCAATGATGTCGAGCAAAAGCTGGGTATAATGCAGCGGAGAAAGATTCAAACCATCAGAATTGAAATTGACTGGTGGAGCACCATTTGTTGATTTCCCTTTTGCAAAATTATTTCCCGAAAATATCATCGGACTAATGGCCGACATTTTCAGGAAACCCCTTCTGTCCAATTCATTCATAAGTTTCCATTTTTTCCACAATTTACTAAATTCATGAATGCCCAAAAGGAATTTTGATTACAATTTCAGTGGAATAAAGTATTTCGGTTTAAGTTTTAAGAATACCTTAATAATTAAATTTTTTTATTAATAGATAAAATGTTTAGCTTTGATTTATCAACCTAATAAAATTTCAAAATGAAAAGAAGAGACTTTATCAGCAGCATCGGAACGGTGGCGGCTTTTTCGGGAGTGAGTAATGCTGCTCCTTTTAATATTATCAAAAGCCTGAAAAACAGCCCAAATGATACCATCAGAATCGCAACCATCGGGATGGGAATACAGGGTCATTATGATACAAAAGCAGCACTTAAAAATCCCGGCGTAGAGTTTGTGGCTGCGGCTGATCTTTACACAGGCAGGCTTGAAAGAGTTAAAGCTGATTTTGGTCAAAATATTTTCACAACCCGTGATTACAGGGAAATATTAAACCGGAAAGATATCGATGCGGTTTTGATTGCTACTCCCGACCACTGGCATGACAAAATTACGATTGATGCCCTCAATGCAGGAAAGCATGTATATTGCGAAAAACCTATGGTTCAGGCCATCAATGAAGGTCACCCCGTAATCAATGCCTGGAAAAAATCGGGTAAAACTATGCAGGTCGGTAGCCAGAGGATTTCAGGAAGTGTTTTTCAGGAAGCAAAAAAACTGATTGCGGCCGGTGAAATAGGCCAGGTAAACTATGTGGAATCCAACAATGACCGTTTCAGTGCAATCGGAGCCTGGAATTATAGCATTCCTACCGATGCCTCGCCGGAAACAGTCGATTGGGATACTTTTTTGAAAGATACGGCCAAAATGCCTTTTGATGCCAACAGGTTTTTCCGATGGAGAAATTACAAAAATTATGGTACGGGTGTGGCAGGCGACCTATTTGTACATCTGATAACTGGTGTGCATTATGTGATGGACTCCAAAGGCCCCAACCGCATTTATGCTTCAGGGGGGTTAAGATACTGGAAAGAAGGCCGCGATGTGCCTGACGTGATGGTGGCTATTTTGGATTATCCCAAATCAGGCAACCTGGATCCCTTCCAGATGGTGCTAAGAGTAAACTTTGCCAATGCCGGAGCCATCAACAACAATACCCGCATCATCGGTTCAGAGGGGCAGATAGATTTTGGCTGGGATGGTCTTACACTTACCAAAAAGAAATTGCCTAAAGCTCCGGGCTATGGCAATTACGACAGCTATTTCACTTTTTCAGAACCTCAGCAAAAAGATTTTGAAAAATGGTATAATGAAAAATACTCAGAAGCAGACAGAAAAGGAGAACCGGTAAAAGAAATAAAAATCAAAGGCAAAGAAGGGGAAGACGAGCATGCCAATCACTTTGGTAATTTCTTTGAAAATATCAGAAAAGGTAGTCAGGAAACTATCGAAGACCCGATTTTCGGTTTCCGTGCTGCAGCACCGGTGCTGGCTTGCAATGATTCTTATTTCCAGAAAAAACCTATCAGCTGGGATCCTGTGGCGATGAAGTTGGTTTAAAAAAACAGAATAAAATTTCACTCAAAAAAGCAAAATGGATATAATTCATTTTGCTTTTTTGTAATACCGAAACTAAATTATTTTAAGAACACCGTTTTCCCTGTTTTTGAAGACTTTACAGCTGCATCGAGTATTTCCATCGCTATCATATTGACTTTCAGAGAGCCTAAATCATTTTCAGGATTTATATTACCTCTCACCACTGCGGCAAAATAACTAAAAGCATCATTTCTGGGATTCAACAAAGGTTTTGGTACAATAACCTCCTCTTTTGAAGCATTTCTTTCACCTGACCTCACCCGCATTTGTGGCTCACGATTGGCAAATATGTAACCTTTTTGACCATATATTTCAGTATCTTTTCTGTCAAAAGGCCAGTTCCATGAAGCCTGAAAAATTCCCTGAGCTTTTGGGTATTGGACCAAAATAGTGGCCTCATCGTCAACATTCGGATAAATTTTGGGTTTGTTGGTCTGGGCAATAGCCGAAACAGAAACCGGCCTTTCGCCTTTCATCAGCCAGGTCATGAGGTCGGCTCCATAGCATCCAAAATCCATGATGGCACCTCCTCCATTTTTTACGGGGTCGGTAAGCCAGTTCAAAAAAGTTTCTGAACAGCCGATTTCTTTTGGTCCACCGTGCCCATCCATTATTACTACCTTTCTGATTTCTCCAATTTTATCCTTAGTATTTATTAATTCAAAAGCCTCATGGTGGCTTGCATACCAGGTGGTTTCGTAGTTGGTTATGAGTGAAATCCCGTATTTTTTTGCAAGTGCTTCCATTTCTTTTGCGGCTTTCAGGTTTACAGCCAGAGGTTTTTCCACCATTACATGTATTTTTTGGGGAGCACATTTCTGAACTGTTTCCAGATGCTCAATCGTGCTTCTGAAATCACAAACTGCTTCTGGTCTGGCCTTTTCAATCATTTCTTCCAGAGAAGCAAACCACAGATTTTCAGGCAAATTTGCTCTTTTTAGGTAAGACAAGGCCAACTCTTTATTGGGTTCGGCAAAACCAACCAATTCCATTCCTTCATGCTGCGGAGCATTCAGAATTTGCCAAACATGATCATGGGTCATACCCACAATACCCATTCTGACCGGCTTTTGTGAATAAACCGAAAATGCATTGATCAGGATATAAATCAGAAGAAATAGTTTTTTCATTTTTTAAAAAGGCTGAATATAAATATTTTAGTAATTGAATCTAAAGTTACACAAAAATCATTTTTGAGAAATTATAAACTACCATACTTTTGAAAATTAACACAACAATGCCAATATATTCAACGATATCGTTTTTGAAAGACCAAATGAGCTATTTTTTGGGATAAAATTTGAATTACATTAAAATGAGACAATACTTATAAATGAATTTATTCTATCTAATAATGCATTTTTTAGCTTATTTTTGTACTTTATATATACAAAGTTCCAAATAATTGCAATTCAACGAACTCAACATACACCCTGACCTTCTCGATGCCATCGAGGCCATGAATTTCAGACAAGCCTCCGCTATTCAGGAGCAAGCCATTCCGGTAATCATGGAAGGCAAGGACTTGCTGGCTTCGGCACAAACCGGTACTGGTAAAACTGCGGCATTTTTAATTCCGCTGCTTGACAGCATCGCCCGCGACAACAATCACCATATTTCGGTGTTGATACTGGTCCCAACCCGCGAGCTCGCCAAGCAAATCGACGAGCAAATCGAAGGGCTGGGATATTTTGTAGGAGCTAATAGTCTGGCAATATATGGAGGAGGAAAAGGTGAAAACTGGGATCAACAACGCAATGCCCTCACCGAAGGTGCCGATATCATTATAGCCACACCGGGAAGGTTGATGGCACACATGCAAAGTGGAAAGGTAAAATTTGACCACTTAAAATGTCTGGTACTCGACGAAGCCGACAAAATGCTGGATATGGGTTTTATGGATGATATACTATATGTAATCAAACATCTTCCTGCTAAACGTCAAAATCTGATGTTTTCGGCAACTATGCCCACTAAAATCAGGACATTTGCTCATAAAATCTTAAACAATGCGGTTGAAATTAACCTCGCTGTTTCAAAACCAGCAGAAGGAATTGACCAAAATTTCTATCTGGCTACTGACACGCAGAAAATTCCGCTTCTGGTGCACCTTCTGAAAGAAAAGAAAGATCAAACTGCCATCATATTTACTTCTCAAAAAGCAAAAATTAACCTGATAATCAGAGCATTGGGCAAAGAAAAACTCAAAGCTATGGGTGTCTCTTCTGATATTGAACAAGAGCAAAGAGAAGAGACTTTGAGAGGATTTAAAAATAAAAATTATAATATTCTGGTGGCAACCGATGTACTTTCTAGAGGAATTGACATCAACAATCTGAATTTGGTTGTCAACTTCGACGTACCTCGTGACCCGGAAGATTATATTCACCGAATAGGCCGTACCGCAAGAGCCGAGACCACCGGCGTTTCGATGACTTTTATCAATGAAGCCGACCAAAAAAAGGTGCTTTTTATTGAGCGTTTACTAGAAAAAGAAGTAGAAAAGCAAAATATCACTGAGGCCTTGGGACTTGGTAAAGCTCCTGAATTCAGAGCTACTTTGCGTTCAGGCTCGCCCAAACCACAAAATGGCGGAAAAAAGAGATTTTTCAAGAAAAAAAGCCCCAGGCCTAACTCATAAATATTTTTTACAGAAGATTTCTTAGTTTTATCTGCCGATTAAACTGTTCACATTGTGACACTTGGAGCCATTGAAGCAAAAAAACAAAAATCGAATCAATAGTAAATCCACTCAATCGTAAATCCCAAATCGTCAATGGTAAATTGATTCAATCGTAAATCCACTCAATCGTAATTCCCAAATCGTCAATCGCAAATCGTCAATCGCAAATCGTGTCAAACTTAGCAAACTTTTGTAGCTTTATTTTTTCCTGGAAAACCTTCAACCTATTTTTAAAAAATGAAAGGACAGGGAGCCATATCCAATGTAAAAAGCCGGTTTGATAAAACCGAAACCACCGCTTTTTGGGAAGAAGAATGGTTGGATGAAGAGCCCTCTAAACAAAAAACCATAATAAGGCCGGTTTACCCAAAAACCATTGTGAACCCAGTAAAAAGTCTTGATTTACCTTTTGTGTGGTCGCTAAACCCCTATCAGGGATGCGAACACGGTTGCAGTTATTGTTACGCTCGCCCAACCCACGAATACTGGTCGCTCAACTCAGGTATAGATTTTGAAAGACATATTCTTTACAAACCCAATGCCCCGGAACTGTTGGAAAAACATTTCCAGAAAAAAAATCTAAAAGTAAGCCCGATCTCAATTTCCGGGAATACAGATGCCTATCAGCCGATTGAAAAAGGCCTAAAAATAACCAGGAAACTATTGGAAGTATTTCTGAAATACAAACATCCGGTTACGATAATCACCAAAAATTCATTGATTTTAAGGGACTTAGATTTACTTATTGCTCTCAACCAAGAACGATTGATAGGCGTTGCAATTAGTATCACCACCCTGAATGAAGACCTCAGAAGAAGGCTGGAGCCCCGCACTTCAACCGCTGCTAATCGCCTGAAAACCATCAGGATATTGAATGAAAATAAGATTCCGGTATTTGGCATGATGGCTCCTCTGATACCGTCATTGAATAGCCATGAAATTTTTGATATGGCAAAGGCACTGCATGAAAATGGTGCCCTGGGGATGGGTTACAGCGTGGTAAGACTCAACGATGCAGTAGAGCCGATATTTATGCAATGGGCTAATAAACATTACCCCGACAGAGCCGAAAAATTATTAAACCAAATCAGGAGCCTGCATGAGGGAAATCTTGGAAGCAGAAAATTTAAAGAAAGAATGCGGGGAAGCGGGCATTTGGCTGACAGTATCAGACAAACCGCTCAACTGGCCAGAGGCAAATTTTTCCCGGATTTTAAATATCCTGAACTCAACACAAAAGTTTTTTGCCCGCCAGGACAATTGAATTTATTTAACTGACCTTAATCATATTTTACAAAATATCATTTTCCCAATATTTAATTTGGCTTATTTAACAATTTGATGGTTTTGTATTAAGTAAAATTTTGCTCAAGCTACTTTCATTTCTCATTTCTTATATTTGTCTTGGGAAATTGGAACCTGCAAAACCATGACAAAACAAAACCTGGAAACGCTTTTTACTCAGGAAGTTCACAATAAGTATTTGGTATTCAATACTTTGTTTTCGAGACTTCCTTATGACAAAATGACCAATATCGGTCAACTAATGCCTTTTTTGCATGACAATGCCGAACTGGGCTTTGAAGACGGCAAAACACCAAAGGAAATCATAGATGGCTTCTTTGAAAGATATACATCTATAAAAACTGAGAAGGAAAAAATCGATTTGCTTTTCAGATTTATCACTTATATCGAGCGTCAGGTTGTACTTTTTGATAGTGTGGAAGATTCCGCTTTTGAGAAGCTCCGACCCTTAAACAATCTTGGTTCAGTCCAGGCCATTGTTGCTTTGGCAAAACAAGAAGGTAAAATCGAAGAGGTAAAAGAAAAACTTCGGAATTTTAAGGTCAGGATGGTTTTTACGGCCCACCCTACCCAGTTTTATCCCAACAGTGTGCTTCGAATCATTCAGGATTTGGAAGAATGTATCAAAATCAATGATATCAATGCTATTGATTCACTTTTACAGCAGTTGGGAAAAACTCCATTTATCAATGAATTGCAACCAACTCCGGTAGAAGAAGCCCAGAGTATCATTTTCTTTCTGAGACATGTATATTACGATGCCCTGGGAATGCTTCATGATAAAATTTATGGTGACCTGATGGACAACGGTGAGAATTTCAAGCCAATCGTTGAACTGGGTTTCTGGCCGGGAGGTGATCGTGATGGGAATCCTTTCGTAACAGCTGAAATTACAAAAAAAGTGTCTCAAGAGCTCAGAACTAATATTTTGAAATGCTATTATAATCATTTCAAAGATATCAGACGAAGGTTTACATTTAAGGGTATAATCCCGATGCTGGAAAAAATCAATGCAAAGATTTATACCAATATGTTTGGTCTTAACAATGACCTTACGGCCGATGAGCTGCTCAACGATATGCTCTCCGTAAGAGAAAAAATGGTGACCAACCATAAGTCAATGTTTATTGATGAAATGGATCGTTTTATTCATCGAATCAAACTTTTCGGGCTACATTTTGCCAGTCTGGATATAAGACAGGATAGTAGTATCCACGAAAAAGTGATGGAGGCTGTGAATCAGAAATTTAAAATTTCAGAGAAAAATTATGCTGATTGGACTGAAGCCGAAAAAATCGATTTTCTAATTCATTCTGATATTACCATAAATGACGATGAATTTGAAGATCCACTCGTAAATGATACTTTCAAAACGATTAAAGCTGTAGCTGAAATTCAAGAAAAAAATGGTGAAAAAGCTTGTCATCGTTACATAATTTCCAATTCTACTTCAGCTTGTTCGGTTTTAGAAGTATTGGCAATGTTTAGGTTCTGTGGAATATCCGGAAAGGATTTAAATGTGGATATTGTTCCCCTTTTTGAGACAATAGAAGGCCTAGACAGTGCAAGTGATTCTATGGACAAACTCTATCGGATGCCACATTATGAGCAACATTTGCACCATCGTCTGCATTTCCAGACGATTATGCTTGGTTTTTCTGATGGCACCAAAGATGGAGGCTATATCAAAGCCAACTGGGAAATATATAAAGCGAAGGAAAAATTGACAGCCATTTCGGCACAGCATGGCGTTAATGTAATTTTCTTTGATGGTCGCGGGGGGCCACCTGCACGTGGGGGTGGAAAAACACATCAGTTTTATGCATCGCAAGGGCCTACCATCGCAAACAATGAGATTCAGATTACGATTCAGGGGCAAACCATCTCATCGATGTATGGTTCGGTGCCGCAAGCGGTTTTCAACTTTGAGCAATTACTCTCTGCGGGGGTTATCAACGATGTATTTACCGATAACAAATCTTTGCTGGATATTAACGAGAAAAAACTCATAGAAGAATTGGCGGAGTTAGGTGGAGAGAAGTATCTGGAACTTAAAAACCATCCGCTTTTTGTTTCATATCTAGAAAATAAAAGTCCGCTGAAATATTATGGAAAAACCAATATTGGTTCAAGACCAAGTAAAAGAAGCTCGGGGGCTAAGCTCAAACTTTCGGATTTGAGAGCCATACCCTTTGTAGGTTCATGGAGTCAGTTGAAGCAAAATGTACCGGGATTTTTTGGTTTCGGAACTGCCCTGCAAAAGAAAATAGACCAGGGAAAACTGCATGAGTTGAGATCACTTTTTGAAAATTCATTGTATTTCAAAACCTTGATGCAAAACTCCATGATGGCCCTTTCGAAGACGTACTTCCCATTGACTTCATACATGAAAAATGACCTTGTTTACGGGGAGTTTTGGAATATTCTATATGAGGAAAGTCAACGCAGTATTCAAAATATGCTATTGGTTTCTGACCAAAAAGAGCTAATGGAAACCGACCCAATAAGCATGTTATCAGTAAATTACAGGGAACACATTGTGTTGCCACTTTTAGCAATTCAACAATATGCACTGCAAAAATTAGAAGAGACTGAAGATGAATCGGAGAAAATGGTTTTTGAGAAAATGGTAACCCGTTCTTTATTCGGAAATATTAATGCAAGTCGTAATTCGGCGTAAGAAGCATTAAAACCATAAAAGCCTTCTGAGAAATCAGAGGGCTTTTTATTTTCTCGAAAACTCCATTACCTCAAAATCATACTCATTCTTTTCATTTTTCAGAAAAGTAGTTTTGGAAATAAGATTCCAGGAAAGGTATGGTTCATAATCAAAAAATGCGTCCGCATCAGGAGAAACTTCAACCATGGTAAGATATATTTTGTCGGCATATTTTCCGGCTAAACGATATATTTCTGCTCCTCCCAAAATAAATATTTCTTCATCGGTTTTTTCAAATAATTCTAAAGCTGACTCCAGGCTATTTACTATTTCTACAACTTCAATTTTTAAGTCTTTTTGTCTGGTAATTACGACATTTCTGCGGTTGGGAAGAGGTTTTCCAAGAGAATCAAAAGTTTTTCTGCCCATAATAACGGCATGGCCTGAGGTAATCCTTTTGAAGTTCTTTAGGTCTTCAGAAAGTCGCCAAAGTAATTTGTTATCTTTTCCAATCGCTTTATTTTTTGCCACCGCAACTATTATCGAAACCGTCATTTCAGAGTTTTTTTTTGCAAATATCATGGTTTTAAAGAATAAATGAGAAAATTGAATCAATTTCATCTGAAATTTGGTTTTAATAAAAAAGTGAATAATGAGTAAAACAGCAATAATAACCGGGGGATCGAAAGGAATTGGTCTCGGCGTAGCAGAAGCTATGCTAAAAGAGGGCATCAATGTAGTAATAACGGGACGAGATATAGAAGCATTGGGAAGGGCAGAAATCCAGCTTAATGCCCTTAGTCAGGGAAAAACTTTGGTGTTAGAAGCTGATGTCAGAAATATGGCAGATATGAAAAACGTAGTTGCCTCCACTCTGGAGAAATTTGGAGGAGTAGATTACCTTATTGCCAACGCCGGTGTTGGGCATTTTGCCAATATCATTGACCTGTCCGAAGAACAATGGAACGATACTATTGATATTAATCTAACCGGAGTTTTCAATAGCGTAAAGGCAACATTAGAAGCTTTGATTAAAAGTCAGGGATATGTCATCACCATTGCCAGCCTGGCTGGAACTAATTTCTTTGCCAATGGCTCGGCTTACAATGCCTCGAAATTTGGTTTGGTTGGCTTTTCACAGGCTATTATGCTCGACTTGAGAGACAAGGGCATAAAAGTGAGTACGATAATGCCGGGTTCGGTTGCAACTTTTTTCAACGGTCATGAACCCACCGGAAAAGACGACTGGAAGATTCAGCCGGAAGACATAGGCCAGATTGTAGTAGATCTGATCAAAATGCCGGCAAGAACATTGCCTTCAAAAGTAGAAGTGAGACCGTCGCAGACAAAATGATGGGTTTTCTTGTTTGTGTGGACACAAACATGGGTGGACACAAAACAAGGGCGGATAAATAGATCTTGTTTGTGGGGACACAAACAAGGGCGGACACAAACAAGGGCAGACACAAACAAGGCGGACACAAACAAATTAACTGAATCCTAAAACCATCAATTATTTACAATATTTTTCATAAAGTGTTTTGGCTTTTTTCTGTTCCAGGAAAATCAATTGCTCATAGTCTTTACAGGCTTCTTCCTTTTTCCTGAGAAATATATTAGCTGCGGCATGTTGGTAATAAGCATTG
The sequence above is a segment of the Cytophagaceae bacterium genome. Coding sequences within it:
- a CDS encoding creatininase family protein, which translates into the protein MSKCFLFFCLIGYSAFSQKRTPEQKAIFLEDISWTTAREVLNEKNIVVIPLGAGSKEHGPHLPLSTDFLQATALTKRISEKRNVVIAPTVNYGFYPAFLKYPGSTSTTFYTAAETVIQVVRSLAAYGPKKFYVINIGVSTSPTLYIASKTLAEEGILMVFSRYDKPAFEKAEAQFRTKSYSGHADEIETSNVLSVRPDLVNMKVAVNDSSMKGKMGAMTPIPVENGNLNQSGINGYAALGSAEKGMKNMEAFANELINEIDMMAQIELPKMVDRKTEYAEYEGIYKNEKSGLELVISQQENRLEYILNGRDLRNFFPLFRDDKDYFSSMYLDVLFIRDDSGEVNKIWARNRGEVVWLKKIAPKN
- a CDS encoding aminotransferase class I/II-fold pyridoxal phosphate-dependent enzyme, whose translation is MNELDRRGFLKMSAISPMIFSGNNFAKGKSTNGAPPVNFNSDGLNLSPLHYTQLLLDIIEKKGIKDDYYSQKGVVAELEEKFARALGKESAIFMPTGTLANQVAIRTLCGTKQKALVQLESHIYNDSGDAVQTLSNINLIPLGGTNATFSLKEVQETLDRTKSGRVATQIGAISIESPVRRKTGQVFDFAEMRKITAFAHENGIKTHLDGARIYLASAYSGIGVKEYSSLFDTVYVSLYKYFNAASGAILAGEKSLIEPLFHVRRMFGSGLHQSWPFAAVALHYFDGFEERYAKSVKKSEAFLKRLSEKERFKVKRIENGTNISQIEISGTSAENFAQKLLKKNILLTPRNEKTINLLTNESILNLEMDELVESFEKAI
- a CDS encoding Gfo/Idh/MocA family oxidoreductase, with the protein product MKRRDFISSIGTVAAFSGVSNAAPFNIIKSLKNSPNDTIRIATIGMGIQGHYDTKAALKNPGVEFVAAADLYTGRLERVKADFGQNIFTTRDYREILNRKDIDAVLIATPDHWHDKITIDALNAGKHVYCEKPMVQAINEGHPVINAWKKSGKTMQVGSQRISGSVFQEAKKLIAAGEIGQVNYVESNNDRFSAIGAWNYSIPTDASPETVDWDTFLKDTAKMPFDANRFFRWRNYKNYGTGVAGDLFVHLITGVHYVMDSKGPNRIYASGGLRYWKEGRDVPDVMVAILDYPKSGNLDPFQMVLRVNFANAGAINNNTRIIGSEGQIDFGWDGLTLTKKKLPKAPGYGNYDSYFTFSEPQQKDFEKWYNEKYSEADRKGEPVKEIKIKGKEGEDEHANHFGNFFENIRKGSQETIEDPIFGFRAAAPVLACNDSYFQKKPISWDPVAMKLV
- a CDS encoding Gfo/Idh/MocA family oxidoreductase, encoding MKKLFLLIYILINAFSVYSQKPVRMGIVGMTHDHVWQILNAPQHEGMELVGFAEPNKELALSYLKRANLPENLWFASLEEMIEKARPEAVCDFRSTIEHLETVQKCAPQKIHVMVEKPLAVNLKAAKEMEALAKKYGISLITNYETTWYASHHEAFELINTKDKIGEIRKVVIMDGHGGPKEIGCSETFLNWLTDPVKNGGGAIMDFGCYGADLMTWLMKGERPVSVSAIAQTNKPKIYPNVDDEATILVQYPKAQGIFQASWNWPFDRKDTEIYGQKGYIFANREPQMRVRSGERNASKEEVIVPKPLLNPRNDAFSYFAAVVRGNINPENDLGSLKVNMIAMEILDAAVKSSKTGKTVFLK
- a CDS encoding DEAD/DEAH box helicase, with protein sequence MQFNELNIHPDLLDAIEAMNFRQASAIQEQAIPVIMEGKDLLASAQTGTGKTAAFLIPLLDSIARDNNHHISVLILVPTRELAKQIDEQIEGLGYFVGANSLAIYGGGKGENWDQQRNALTEGADIIIATPGRLMAHMQSGKVKFDHLKCLVLDEADKMLDMGFMDDILYVIKHLPAKRQNLMFSATMPTKIRTFAHKILNNAVEINLAVSKPAEGIDQNFYLATDTQKIPLLVHLLKEKKDQTAIIFTSQKAKINLIIRALGKEKLKAMGVSSDIEQEQREETLRGFKNKNYNILVATDVLSRGIDINNLNLVVNFDVPRDPEDYIHRIGRTARAETTGVSMTFINEADQKKVLFIERLLEKEVEKQNITEALGLGKAPEFRATLRSGSPKPQNGGKKRFFKKKSPRPNS
- a CDS encoding PA0069 family radical SAM protein, translated to MKGQGAISNVKSRFDKTETTAFWEEEWLDEEPSKQKTIIRPVYPKTIVNPVKSLDLPFVWSLNPYQGCEHGCSYCYARPTHEYWSLNSGIDFERHILYKPNAPELLEKHFQKKNLKVSPISISGNTDAYQPIEKGLKITRKLLEVFLKYKHPVTIITKNSLILRDLDLLIALNQERLIGVAISITTLNEDLRRRLEPRTSTAANRLKTIRILNENKIPVFGMMAPLIPSLNSHEIFDMAKALHENGALGMGYSVVRLNDAVEPIFMQWANKHYPDRAEKLLNQIRSLHEGNLGSRKFKERMRGSGHLADSIRQTAQLARGKFFPDFKYPELNTKVFCPPGQLNLFN
- a CDS encoding phosphoenolpyruvate carboxylase, which translates into the protein MTKQNLETLFTQEVHNKYLVFNTLFSRLPYDKMTNIGQLMPFLHDNAELGFEDGKTPKEIIDGFFERYTSIKTEKEKIDLLFRFITYIERQVVLFDSVEDSAFEKLRPLNNLGSVQAIVALAKQEGKIEEVKEKLRNFKVRMVFTAHPTQFYPNSVLRIIQDLEECIKINDINAIDSLLQQLGKTPFINELQPTPVEEAQSIIFFLRHVYYDALGMLHDKIYGDLMDNGENFKPIVELGFWPGGDRDGNPFVTAEITKKVSQELRTNILKCYYNHFKDIRRRFTFKGIIPMLEKINAKIYTNMFGLNNDLTADELLNDMLSVREKMVTNHKSMFIDEMDRFIHRIKLFGLHFASLDIRQDSSIHEKVMEAVNQKFKISEKNYADWTEAEKIDFLIHSDITINDDEFEDPLVNDTFKTIKAVAEIQEKNGEKACHRYIISNSTSACSVLEVLAMFRFCGISGKDLNVDIVPLFETIEGLDSASDSMDKLYRMPHYEQHLHHRLHFQTIMLGFSDGTKDGGYIKANWEIYKAKEKLTAISAQHGVNVIFFDGRGGPPARGGGKTHQFYASQGPTIANNEIQITIQGQTISSMYGSVPQAVFNFEQLLSAGVINDVFTDNKSLLDINEKKLIEELAELGGEKYLELKNHPLFVSYLENKSPLKYYGKTNIGSRPSKRSSGAKLKLSDLRAIPFVGSWSQLKQNVPGFFGFGTALQKKIDQGKLHELRSLFENSLYFKTLMQNSMMALSKTYFPLTSYMKNDLVYGEFWNILYEESQRSIQNMLLVSDQKELMETDPISMLSVNYREHIVLPLLAIQQYALQKLEETEDESEKMVFEKMVTRSLFGNINASRNSA
- a CDS encoding dihydrofolate reductase, whose translation is MTVSIIVAVAKNKAIGKDNKLLWRLSEDLKNFKRITSGHAVIMGRKTFDSLGKPLPNRRNVVITRQKDLKIEVVEIVNSLESALELFEKTDEEIFILGGAEIYRLAGKYADKIYLTMVEVSPDADAFFDYEPYLSWNLISKTTFLKNEKNEYDFEVMEFSRK